The nucleotide window TTGCCCAGCGTGAGCCTTACTCTTGGAATTGTCGGTCTGCCCAACGTTGGTAAATCCACCTTGTTCAACGCGTTGACGCGCAATGAGGTGCTGGCTGCCAACTACCCGTTTGCCACCATCGAGCCGAATGTTGGCCTGGTGGAGCTGCCGGACCCGCGCCTTGACCGCCTCGCGGAGATTTTCACCTCCGAGCGGATTCTGCCCGCCACCGTGTCCTTCGTGGACATCGCCGGCATTGTCAAGGGCGCGTCTGAAGGTGAGGGTATGGGCAATGCCTTCCTGGCTAACATCCGCGAGGCGGACGCGATCTGTCAGGTCGTACGCGCGTTCAGCGACGACAATGTCATTCACGTTGACGGCCGTGTCGACCCCGCTAACGATATCGACGTGATCAACACCGAGCTGATCCTCGCGGACCTGCAGACCATTGAAAAGGCCCTGCCGCGTCTGGAGAAGGACGGCCGCAAGGATAAGGACGTCGCCGCGCAGGCTGCTGAAGCGAAGAAGGCGCAGGCCGTGCTTGAAGACGGGCGCACGCTCTTCGCCGCTTCCAAGGGCGGGGAAGTCAACCTCGGCTTGCTGCACCACCTGCACCTGATGACGGCGAAGCCGTTCCTCTACGTCTTCAACTCCGACGAGGCGGTGCTCACCGACGATGCCAAGAAGCAAGAGCTGCGTGACTTAGTCGCTCCGGCGGAGGCTGTATTCCTCGACGCCCAGACCGAGACGGAGCTGCTCGAGCTTGAC belongs to Corynebacterium glaucum and includes:
- the ychF gene encoding redox-regulated ATPase YchF encodes the protein MSLTLGIVGLPNVGKSTLFNALTRNEVLAANYPFATIEPNVGLVELPDPRLDRLAEIFTSERILPATVSFVDIAGIVKGASEGEGMGNAFLANIREADAICQVVRAFSDDNVIHVDGRVDPANDIDVINTELILADLQTIEKALPRLEKDGRKDKDVAAQAAEAKKAQAVLEDGRTLFAASKGGEVNLGLLHHLHLMTAKPFLYVFNSDEAVLTDDAKKQELRDLVAPAEAVFLDAQTETELLELDDEDAAELLAAVGQEEPGLQTLTKAGFDTLGLQTYLTAGPKEARAWTIRKGDTAPKAAGVIHSDFEKGFIKAEIVAFDDLDELGTMAEARAKGKVRQEGKDYVMVDGDVVEFKFNV